Proteins encoded by one window of Aphis gossypii isolate Hap1 chromosome X, ASM2018417v2, whole genome shotgun sequence:
- the LOC114132998 gene encoding PPP2R1A-PPP2R2A-interacting phosphatase regulator 1 isoform X2, with product MSVKDGPIVKMDVDCPSGLKRSNSAPMINDMNATIAGSPCTTLSRENTCNVFLRNVQPRFRRFSTSGSPHNVMPNTSPKLVHRVNQLRQEETVDLINREVAHEREIHSAMQISQSWEDLSIMIDSPTKPDEGQFGKQPGGMYGRSNMYDPLHLNFSMTSAPSSPSPTRSLRHCVSPSLFKPNLSPSPTRKTFTSGRSLSPISMRPSSLGPVKRKCDMDEYEPIPKKWGLLITNNRPEPMQVTGIVPTTMNATLVTDSICSSSGDSSNSNHSFSFRPLQSLMDESKSNSQ from the exons ATGTCTGTCAAAGACGGTCCTATTGTCAAAATGGACGTAGACTGCCCGTCGGGTCTCAAGAGATCCAACAGTGCGCCGATGATCAACGATATGAATGCTACCATAGCCGGATCGCCGTGCACTACTCTGTCTAG AGAAAATACGTGTAACGTATTTTTACGAAATGTACAACCACGCTTCCGTAGATTTAGCACAAGTGGAAGTCCTCATAATGTAATGCCAAAT acTTCACCAAAATTGGTTCATAGAGTTAATCAACTGCGACAAGAAGAAACTGTTGATTTGATTAATAGAGAAGTGGCCCATGAAAGAGAAATACATTCTGCTATGCAAATATCACAATCGTGGGAAGATTTATCTATCATGATTGATTCACCAACAAAA ccAGATGAAGGACAATTTGGTAAACAGCCTGGCGGAATGTATGGTAGATCTAATATGTATGATCCactgcatttaaatttttcaatgacTTCTGCTCCATCATCACCATCGCCAACCAGATCATTGAGACACTGTGTTTCACCATCACTTTTTAAACCTAATTTATCACCTAGTCCTACTCGTAAAACCTTCACATCGGG ACGAAGCTTGAGTCCAATTTCAATGCGCCCTAGCAGTTTAGGACCTGTTAAAAGGAAATGTGATATGGATGAATATGAACCAATTCCAAAGAAATGGGGATTACTGATTACCAATAATAG gccTGAACCAATGCAAGTGACCGGTATTGTTCCTACAACAATGAATGCTACTTTAGTTACAGATTCCATTTGTAGTAGTAGTGGTGATTCTTCAAACAGTAACCATTCGTTTTCCTTTAGACCATTGCAATCTCTAATGGATGAATCAAAAAGTAATTCCcaataa
- the LOC114132998 gene encoding PPP2R1A-PPP2R2A-interacting phosphatase regulator 1 isoform X1 codes for MSVKDGPIVKMDVDCPSGLKRSNSAPMINDMNATIAGSPCTTLSRENTCNVFLRNVQPRFRRFSTSGSPHNVMPNTSPKLVHRVNQLRQEETVDLINREVAHEREIHSAMQISQSWEDLSIMIDSPTKPDEGQFGKQPGGMYGRSNMYDPLHLNFSMTSAPSSPSPTRSLRHCVSPSLFKPNLSPSPTRKTFTSGLCFRRSLSPISMRPSSLGPVKRKCDMDEYEPIPKKWGLLITNNRPEPMQVTGIVPTTMNATLVTDSICSSSGDSSNSNHSFSFRPLQSLMDESKSNSQ; via the exons ATGTCTGTCAAAGACGGTCCTATTGTCAAAATGGACGTAGACTGCCCGTCGGGTCTCAAGAGATCCAACAGTGCGCCGATGATCAACGATATGAATGCTACCATAGCCGGATCGCCGTGCACTACTCTGTCTAG AGAAAATACGTGTAACGTATTTTTACGAAATGTACAACCACGCTTCCGTAGATTTAGCACAAGTGGAAGTCCTCATAATGTAATGCCAAAT acTTCACCAAAATTGGTTCATAGAGTTAATCAACTGCGACAAGAAGAAACTGTTGATTTGATTAATAGAGAAGTGGCCCATGAAAGAGAAATACATTCTGCTATGCAAATATCACAATCGTGGGAAGATTTATCTATCATGATTGATTCACCAACAAAA ccAGATGAAGGACAATTTGGTAAACAGCCTGGCGGAATGTATGGTAGATCTAATATGTATGATCCactgcatttaaatttttcaatgacTTCTGCTCCATCATCACCATCGCCAACCAGATCATTGAGACACTGTGTTTCACCATCACTTTTTAAACCTAATTTATCACCTAGTCCTACTCGTAAAACCTTCACATCGGG TTTATGTTTTAGACGAAGCTTGAGTCCAATTTCAATGCGCCCTAGCAGTTTAGGACCTGTTAAAAGGAAATGTGATATGGATGAATATGAACCAATTCCAAAGAAATGGGGATTACTGATTACCAATAATAG gccTGAACCAATGCAAGTGACCGGTATTGTTCCTACAACAATGAATGCTACTTTAGTTACAGATTCCATTTGTAGTAGTAGTGGTGATTCTTCAAACAGTAACCATTCGTTTTCCTTTAGACCATTGCAATCTCTAATGGATGAATCAAAAAGTAATTCCcaataa